Proteins found in one Phycodurus eques isolate BA_2022a chromosome 18, UOR_Pequ_1.1, whole genome shotgun sequence genomic segment:
- the LOC133416944 gene encoding protein FAM177A1-like isoform X2 — protein MADVPLYLTNVCVSAGQDVDVERSYQIQSPKTTREFESVELGDKQRRHSREKTPRRIIHFSSGETIEEYSTDEEEEDKEPERKDLLSSSADAVRSKMTWGPYFLFHMWRAATSTLSACDYLGERMASLFGITSAKYQYAIDEYYKMKKEKEENRLSEEAEHPFDQSHFAEGDGPITRRELPTASPDVTYQIHNEIQAPSGARVVPAIVTAN, from the exons ATGGCCGACGTACCGTTGTATTTAACGAACGTCTGCGTGTCCGCGGGGCAGGATGTGGACGTGGAACGG TCTTATCAGATTCAGAGTCCGAAGACAACCAGGGAATTTGAGAGCGTTGAGCTGGGCGACAAACAGAGACGGCACAGCAGGGAGAAGACCCCTCGAAGGATCATCCATTTCTCCAGCGGGGAGACCATTGAGGAGTACAGTAccgatgaagaggaggaagacaagGAGCCGGAGAGGAAGGACCTGCTCTCCTCTTCTGCTGATGCGGTGAGG TCAAAGATGACTTGGGGTCCGTATTTCTTGTTCCACATGTGGAGAGCTGCAACATCAACCTTATCAG CATGTGATTACCTGGGGGAGAGGATGGCCTCCCTCTTTGGGATAACATCAGCCAAATATCAGTATGCCATTGATGAAtactacaaaatgaagaaagaG aaggaggaaaaCCGACTGTCAGAAGAGGCCGAACATCCCTTTGACCAGTCCCATTTTGCGGAAGGAGACGGGCCAATCACCAGGAGAGAACTTCCTACTGCATCGCCTGATGTAACCTACCAGATTCATAATGAAATTCAGGCACCTTCAGGCGCCAGGGTAGTCCCAGCTATTGTCACAGCAAACTAA
- the LOC133416944 gene encoding protein FAM177A1-like isoform X3: MADVPLYLTNVCVSAGQDVDVERSYQIQSPKTTREFESVELGDKQRRHSREKTPRRIIHFSSGETIEEYSTDEEEEDKEPERKDLLSSSADASKMTWGPYFLFHMWRAATSTLSACDYLGERMASLFGITSAKYQYAIDEYYKMKKEEKEENRLSEEAEHPFDQSHFAEGDGPITRRELPTASPDVTYQIHNEIQAPSGARVVPAIVTAN; the protein is encoded by the exons ATGGCCGACGTACCGTTGTATTTAACGAACGTCTGCGTGTCCGCGGGGCAGGATGTGGACGTGGAACGG TCTTATCAGATTCAGAGTCCGAAGACAACCAGGGAATTTGAGAGCGTTGAGCTGGGCGACAAACAGAGACGGCACAGCAGGGAGAAGACCCCTCGAAGGATCATCCATTTCTCCAGCGGGGAGACCATTGAGGAGTACAGTAccgatgaagaggaggaagacaagGAGCCGGAGAGGAAGGACCTGCTCTCCTCTTCTGCTGATGCG TCAAAGATGACTTGGGGTCCGTATTTCTTGTTCCACATGTGGAGAGCTGCAACATCAACCTTATCAG CATGTGATTACCTGGGGGAGAGGATGGCCTCCCTCTTTGGGATAACATCAGCCAAATATCAGTATGCCATTGATGAAtactacaaaatgaagaaagaG gagaaggaggaaaaCCGACTGTCAGAAGAGGCCGAACATCCCTTTGACCAGTCCCATTTTGCGGAAGGAGACGGGCCAATCACCAGGAGAGAACTTCCTACTGCATCGCCTGATGTAACCTACCAGATTCATAATGAAATTCAGGCACCTTCAGGCGCCAGGGTAGTCCCAGCTATTGTCACAGCAAACTAA
- the LOC133416944 gene encoding protein FAM177A1-like isoform X1: protein MADVPLYLTNVCVSAGQDVDVERSYQIQSPKTTREFESVELGDKQRRHSREKTPRRIIHFSSGETIEEYSTDEEEEDKEPERKDLLSSSADAVRSKMTWGPYFLFHMWRAATSTLSACDYLGERMASLFGITSAKYQYAIDEYYKMKKEEKEENRLSEEAEHPFDQSHFAEGDGPITRRELPTASPDVTYQIHNEIQAPSGARVVPAIVTAN, encoded by the exons ATGGCCGACGTACCGTTGTATTTAACGAACGTCTGCGTGTCCGCGGGGCAGGATGTGGACGTGGAACGG TCTTATCAGATTCAGAGTCCGAAGACAACCAGGGAATTTGAGAGCGTTGAGCTGGGCGACAAACAGAGACGGCACAGCAGGGAGAAGACCCCTCGAAGGATCATCCATTTCTCCAGCGGGGAGACCATTGAGGAGTACAGTAccgatgaagaggaggaagacaagGAGCCGGAGAGGAAGGACCTGCTCTCCTCTTCTGCTGATGCGGTGAGG TCAAAGATGACTTGGGGTCCGTATTTCTTGTTCCACATGTGGAGAGCTGCAACATCAACCTTATCAG CATGTGATTACCTGGGGGAGAGGATGGCCTCCCTCTTTGGGATAACATCAGCCAAATATCAGTATGCCATTGATGAAtactacaaaatgaagaaagaG gagaaggaggaaaaCCGACTGTCAGAAGAGGCCGAACATCCCTTTGACCAGTCCCATTTTGCGGAAGGAGACGGGCCAATCACCAGGAGAGAACTTCCTACTGCATCGCCTGATGTAACCTACCAGATTCATAATGAAATTCAGGCACCTTCAGGCGCCAGGGTAGTCCCAGCTATTGTCACAGCAAACTAA